In one Ignavibacteriota bacterium genomic region, the following are encoded:
- a CDS encoding glucose-1-phosphate adenylyltransferase has translation MKKLTDNVAAIILGGGRGTRLAPLTNYRAKPALPLAGKYRLIDIPVSNCINSEIQKMFVLTQFNSASLNQHISNTYRFSPFSKGFVHVLAATQTPVNPDWFEGTADAVRKTRAAIEPWKMDNLLILSGDHLYRMDYRAFLQHHHDTNADISISVVPVNESDATGFGLMKIDNKGRIINFKEKPKGKELSAMKVNTESIGLNKSEAKQKPYIASMGIYVFKQHILFDLLDKERKLIDFGKDIIPAAIKKYHVQAFLFKGYWEDIGTIEAFYNANLKLVKQPTPEFSFYDVDFPIYTHPRFLPPSKILSSEISETMVCDGCIIKSARLHNSIIGIRSRLDEGTVIENSLLMGLDYYEMNDAREKAIALGKPPMGIGAGSIIRNAIIDKNARIGKNVKIINSKNVQEYYDKKKRFEIRSGITIVLKDAVIPDGTVI, from the coding sequence ATGAAAAAACTCACCGATAACGTTGCCGCCATTATTTTGGGCGGCGGTCGCGGAACGCGACTCGCGCCATTAACTAACTACCGCGCGAAACCGGCGCTCCCGTTGGCAGGAAAATATCGCTTGATTGATATTCCTGTCAGTAATTGCATCAACTCCGAAATCCAAAAAATGTTTGTGTTGACGCAGTTCAACTCGGCTTCGCTCAACCAGCACATTTCCAACACGTACAGGTTTTCTCCCTTCTCAAAAGGATTTGTTCATGTTCTTGCGGCTACGCAAACGCCGGTAAATCCCGATTGGTTTGAAGGAACCGCCGATGCGGTACGAAAAACCCGTGCGGCTATCGAACCCTGGAAGATGGACAATCTCTTAATATTGTCGGGCGACCATTTGTACAGGATGGATTACAGGGCGTTTCTCCAACATCATCACGATACGAATGCCGATATTTCCATCTCGGTCGTTCCTGTGAATGAATCGGATGCAACAGGGTTCGGGTTGATGAAAATTGATAACAAGGGACGCATTATCAACTTCAAAGAAAAGCCGAAGGGGAAAGAATTGTCGGCGATGAAAGTGAACACGGAATCCATCGGGCTGAACAAGAGCGAAGCAAAACAAAAACCCTACATCGCTTCGATGGGAATTTATGTGTTCAAGCAACATATCTTGTTTGATTTGCTCGACAAGGAACGCAAACTCATAGACTTCGGAAAAGATATTATTCCCGCGGCAATCAAAAAGTATCATGTACAGGCATTTTTATTCAAAGGGTATTGGGAAGATATCGGAACGATTGAGGCATTCTATAACGCGAACCTGAAATTGGTAAAGCAACCGACGCCGGAGTTTAGTTTTTACGATGTGGACTTCCCGATTTACACACACCCGCGATTTCTCCCGCCGAGTAAAATCCTGAGCAGTGAAATCAGCGAGACGATGGTTTGCGATGGCTGTATCATCAAAAGCGCGCGCCTGCATAACTCTATTATTGGAATTCGCTCGCGGTTAGATGAGGGAACGGTGATTGAGAATTCACTGCTAATGGGATTGGATTATTATGAAATGAACGATGCTCGGGAGAAAGCAATCGCATTGGGAAAACCGCCGATGGGAATTGGCGCCGGTTCAATTATCAGGAATGCGATCATTGATAAAAATGCACGCATCGGGAAGAATGTGAAAATTATTAACTCCAAGAATGTGCAGGAATACTACGACAAGAAAAAACGATTCGAAATCCGTTCGGGGATTACTATTGTTTTAAAGGATGCGGTGATTCCGGATGGAACCGTTATTTGA
- a CDS encoding glycogen/starch synthase, giving the protein MVEQQHVIMVASENAALKGGKVGGVGDVVRDLPRALASLGWRTTVLIPSYSFLHLNNPSKLLVTLDVPYRGGRFSAEFWEAESNKPNPSVRHILVHHPLIGGEPIYFNDSSDQPFARDASKYALFCSAAGQFLRTPGMEGVLHLHDWHTATLLLLRDLHPEFFHLHKFKTIFTIHNLGIQGTRPMRNHDSSLEAWFPELFRSGDWIEYWKDPRYDALMFTPMFTGIRFAHFVNTVSPTYAREILHTSNHANGFFGGEGLEALLRFVNNEGRLHGILNGCEYEPIHDSQLMIQDSKFSKHSLLSPAAGGQATHDLLSLILDELQTGQVSIGGLSREDSLGRLQWLQEQDIELLLTSVTRVTEQKVRLFCEKDSVGTIAIDSIAAMVNENNGLFIMLGTGTPDYESYLSGASAYHERFLFVRGFSEKIAQALYASGTMFLMPSLYEPCGISQMVAMRNGQPCVVHGTGGLKDTVWHDVNGFVFEGWTMNDKCDNFTGTVRHAIDVFVHDNERWQRIRHAAHAARFGWEDAARNYVEMYQRS; this is encoded by the coding sequence ATGGTTGAACAACAACATGTCATCATGGTCGCGTCTGAGAACGCGGCGTTGAAAGGGGGAAAGGTCGGTGGTGTAGGAGATGTCGTTCGGGATTTACCACGTGCACTGGCTTCACTCGGATGGCGAACGACCGTACTCATTCCTTCGTACTCATTTCTTCACCTGAACAATCCATCGAAGTTGCTTGTAACGTTGGATGTCCCGTACCGGGGCGGAAGATTTTCGGCCGAGTTCTGGGAAGCGGAGTCGAACAAACCCAATCCATCTGTCAGGCATATCCTTGTTCATCATCCGTTGATTGGCGGCGAGCCGATTTATTTCAATGATTCTTCCGACCAACCGTTTGCCCGTGATGCTTCAAAGTATGCCCTCTTCTGTTCTGCCGCCGGGCAATTTCTCCGTACGCCGGGAATGGAAGGAGTCTTACATCTTCACGATTGGCACACAGCGACACTGTTGCTGTTACGGGATTTGCATCCCGAGTTTTTTCATCTCCACAAGTTCAAAACAATCTTTACTATCCACAACCTCGGCATTCAGGGAACGCGCCCGATGAGGAATCATGACTCTTCGCTTGAGGCATGGTTCCCGGAATTATTTCGTTCGGGAGATTGGATAGAGTATTGGAAAGACCCGCGGTACGATGCGTTGATGTTCACTCCGATGTTTACCGGGATTCGTTTTGCACATTTCGTCAACACTGTATCGCCAACCTATGCACGGGAAATCCTCCACACAAGCAACCACGCAAACGGCTTCTTCGGCGGCGAAGGACTTGAAGCGCTCCTCCGGTTCGTGAACAACGAAGGACGGCTACACGGAATTTTGAATGGATGCGAGTATGAACCGATTCACGATTCACAATTGATGATTCAAGATTCAAAATTCTCAAAGCACTCACTACTTTCACCCGCCGCAGGCGGGCAAGCCACTCACGATTTACTAAGTTTGATTCTTGATGAACTCCAAACCGGTCAAGTAAGTATCGGTGGGTTATCCCGCGAGGATAGTCTTGGCAGACTTCAATGGCTTCAGGAACAGGATATTGAATTGCTCCTGACGAGCGTAACGCGGGTAACGGAACAGAAGGTCAGATTGTTTTGCGAGAAAGATTCTGTCGGGACAATTGCGATTGATTCCATTGCGGCTATGGTGAATGAGAACAACGGACTCTTCATCATGCTTGGTACCGGCACGCCCGATTATGAATCGTATCTTAGCGGCGCATCAGCATACCACGAACGGTTTCTCTTTGTGCGCGGCTTTTCTGAAAAGATTGCTCAGGCATTGTACGCAAGCGGCACAATGTTTCTCATGCCGAGTTTGTACGAGCCGTGCGGCATCAGCCAGATGGTCGCAATGAGGAACGGGCAACCGTGCGTTGTGCATGGCACAGGCGGATTGAAAGATACCGTGTGGCACGACGTGAATGGTTTTGTGTTCGAGGGATGGACGATGAACGATAAGTGCGATAATTTTACCGGCACAGTCCGGCATGCGATTGATGTCTTCGTCCACGATAACGAACGATGGCAACGCATCAGGCACGCCGCCCATGCCGCCCGTTTCGGTTGGGAAGATGCGGCGAGGAACTATGTCGAAATGTATCAACGAAGTTGA
- a CDS encoding T9SS type A sorting domain-containing protein: MKKHLPFLSAFLLLAFVLLSLETATAQAPMKFRTFRASDYRSLSTPKSRSGFIIRGRLPNAGNVRDTVFLNRGFSWEAPEDGGFLRVGHRFTDSSRWYGWFFYFRWHYSAPEVRYYIFSPSALAKSPDYLKIRGEIRTTTYFGNAGNALTQHLTAMKTNIAASDLGIMPAGFGDLVFNQPSGPETILNGKTIREIVMLGDSAITLGKLQKTKYPMSLVNVINTVIARINNEFYSPVVETTKTNPLILQGAKLLSAVPYLYYDPTRLMPWNRNRTEARISNPNPMIEMPESYSLQQNYPNPFNPTTMIQYQLASESKVTLTVYDAAGREVGRLVDDIQNAGEQTSMWNAEGLASGVYFYKLEATSMTQPDESFVQTKKMLLLR, from the coding sequence ATGAAAAAACATTTACCGTTTCTCTCTGCATTTCTTTTACTTGCATTTGTCTTACTCTCGTTAGAGACAGCAACTGCACAAGCGCCAATGAAGTTCAGAACTTTTCGTGCATCAGATTATCGTTCTTTATCAACTCCCAAAAGTCGCTCAGGATTTATTATCCGCGGCAGATTACCGAATGCCGGGAACGTTCGCGACACAGTATTTCTCAATCGCGGTTTCAGTTGGGAAGCGCCGGAAGATGGCGGCTTCTTACGCGTCGGGCATCGTTTTACAGATAGTTCGCGTTGGTATGGATGGTTCTTCTACTTCCGATGGCACTACAGCGCTCCCGAAGTGCGATACTATATTTTCAGTCCTTCCGCATTAGCGAAGAGTCCCGATTACCTGAAAATCCGGGGTGAAATCAGGACAACGACATATTTTGGAAATGCCGGAAATGCGCTTACTCAACATCTCACTGCAATGAAAACGAATATTGCCGCAAGTGATTTGGGAATTATGCCGGCAGGATTCGGTGACCTTGTTTTCAATCAACCGAGTGGTCCCGAAACAATTCTCAACGGTAAAACAATTCGTGAAATTGTGATGCTCGGTGATTCTGCAATCACGCTTGGTAAGTTACAGAAAACGAAATATCCCATGTCATTAGTGAATGTTATTAATACAGTCATCGCTCGCATTAATAACGAGTTTTATTCCCCGGTTGTTGAAACAACGAAAACCAATCCGTTGATTCTCCAGGGAGCGAAGTTACTCTCTGCCGTTCCGTATTTATATTATGACCCAACCCGGCTGATGCCATGGAACAGAAACAGAACAGAAGCGCGCATCAGCAATCCGAACCCGATGATTGAAATGCCGGAAAGTTATTCGTTGCAACAGAATTATCCCAACCCGTTCAACCCGACGACGATGATTCAATATCAATTAGCATCTGAAAGCAAGGTTACACTTACTGTCTATGATGCAGCTGGTCGTGAGGTAGGAAGACTGGTTGACGATATTCAAAATGCAGGCGAACAAACTTCAATGTGGAATGCCGAAGGACTTGCAAGCGGAGTCTATTTCTACAAACTTGAAGCGACAAGCATGACGCAACCTGATGAGTCATTTGTTCAGACGAAGAAGATGTTGCTCTTGAGATAA
- a CDS encoding T9SS type A sorting domain-containing protein: MIIRHYALIGYWKKSFFVTSLIVFVMITMQDYCYPQWTHVGLTGYVSVLHKQNDTLLAGSGLVYRSTDYGNHWDALEDPYVFNVSTIETINETILVGGNWGCIYCEERSPAVSRSQDYGNTWTTVLSSYYGVQSILKSNRHIFTNPDGMLYRSDDGGANWNRVPSDSIFGWRTYLLYADETELYAANENQLFYTTNEGETWHSMTTGWGNAYVYSLVKRDSLLFTGTSYGVYRSTNHGVNWEKNSPGTNISFALLLFGDNLFAVWSDSIYTTKIDSLNWQNVSAGLVLPDYRNISSLAYAGKYLFAGTNYGVWRRPLSEMVPLDEIKVKRGWNLISLPAITTDCRKTDLFPTATSHAFSYNSSTYTQHDTLQKGIGYWIKFSSEQKISIIGSKINIDTINVQPGWNMIGAISNPVPVGFTTFIPQDMQVSEFFKYDRSYFTADTLLPGKGYWIKVNQDGKLILSSSTTMGLSNRINIVSDEESPPPPPDGEITNLKSQIPNHFALSQNYPNPFNPITIFRYQLSEDVHVRLSVFNTLGVEVAALIDGVESAGYKSLEFDASSLPSGVYFYRLQAGTFTDVKKMLLTR; this comes from the coding sequence ATGATAATAAGACATTATGCATTGATTGGTTATTGGAAAAAATCGTTTTTTGTAACGTCATTGATTGTATTCGTTATGATTACAATGCAAGATTACTGCTATCCACAGTGGACACATGTCGGTCTGACAGGGTATGTGTCGGTGCTTCATAAACAAAATGATACTTTGCTTGCAGGTAGTGGATTGGTATATCGTTCCACGGATTATGGAAATCACTGGGATGCACTTGAAGATCCTTACGTTTTTAATGTTTCCACTATTGAAACGATAAACGAGACGATTCTTGTGGGTGGAAATTGGGGATGCATTTATTGTGAAGAACGATCGCCGGCAGTATCCCGTTCTCAAGATTATGGAAATACTTGGACGACAGTTCTATCATCATATTACGGTGTTCAATCAATTCTAAAAAGTAATAGGCACATTTTCACAAATCCTGATGGAATGCTATATCGTTCTGATGATGGGGGAGCCAATTGGAATCGTGTTCCATCTGATTCTATATTTGGATGGCGAACTTATCTATTATATGCTGATGAAACTGAACTTTATGCGGCAAATGAAAATCAATTGTTTTACACAACCAACGAAGGGGAAACTTGGCATTCAATGACTACGGGCTGGGGAAATGCATATGTCTATTCGCTTGTGAAAAGGGATTCGTTGCTCTTCACAGGTACGAGTTATGGCGTGTACCGTTCTACAAATCACGGAGTGAACTGGGAAAAAAATAGTCCGGGAACTAACATTAGTTTTGCTCTGCTCCTTTTTGGTGATAATCTCTTCGCCGTTTGGAGTGATTCAATTTACACGACGAAAATCGATTCACTGAACTGGCAAAATGTAAGCGCGGGATTAGTTCTTCCAGATTATCGGAATATCAGTTCACTCGCATATGCAGGGAAATATCTTTTCGCCGGAACAAATTATGGAGTCTGGCGGCGACCGTTATCAGAAATGGTTCCTTTAGATGAAATAAAGGTTAAAAGAGGTTGGAATTTGATTTCGCTACCGGCTATAACCACCGATTGTAGAAAAACCGATTTGTTTCCTACGGCAACATCGCACGCGTTTTCCTATAACAGTTCTACTTATACCCAGCATGATACACTTCAAAAAGGTATAGGATATTGGATAAAGTTCAGTAGTGAGCAGAAAATATCAATCATTGGTTCAAAAATAAATATAGATACGATTAATGTACAACCAGGATGGAATATGATTGGAGCAATTAGTAATCCGGTTCCGGTTGGATTTACTACTTTCATCCCCCAGGACATGCAGGTAAGTGAATTTTTCAAATACGACCGATCATACTTTACGGCTGACACACTTCTGCCGGGGAAAGGTTACTGGATAAAAGTGAATCAGGACGGAAAGCTGATTCTTTCGTCTTCGACTACGATGGGCTTGTCGAACCGGATCAATATCGTCTCGGATGAGGAATCGCCACCACCACCGCCGGATGGTGAAATCACAAATCTCAAATCTCAAATACCAAACCATTTTGCACTTAGCCAAAATTACCCGAATCCTTTCAATCCAATAACCATCTTTCGTTATCAGTTATCAGAGGATGTCCATGTGAGGTTAAGCGTCTTCAACACACTTGGAGTTGAAGTAGCAGCACTTATTGATGGAGTTGAATCAGCAGGATACAAGTCATTAGAGTTTGATGCTTCATCATTACCAAGTGGTGTTTATTTCTATCGCTTACAAGCGGGTACATTCACCGATGTAAAGAAGATGTTATTAACCCGTTGA